A genome region from Cannabis sativa cultivar Pink pepper isolate KNU-18-1 unplaced genomic scaffold, ASM2916894v1 Contig7, whole genome shotgun sequence includes the following:
- the LOC115722101 gene encoding uncharacterized protein LOC115722101: MERHIQVLDKTHISLQAMFLEYMRVKGKNEFVRVPVNPSLFYRVHIYITSEDVIQVATQDELTGSAMLFGLRCIWENLNQRQILVQMLLYLAKMDRRYGPLLVQSNHTITNVVTMY, from the exons ATGGAAAGACACATAC AGGTTCTTGACAAGACTCATATTTCTCTTCAGGCCATGTTCTTGGAATATATGAGAGTAAAAGGTAAAAATGAGTTTGTGAGGGTTCCTGTCAACCCATCCTTATTCTACCGAGTTCACATCTACATAACTTCCGAAGATGTCATACAAGTGGCCACCCAAGATGAACTTACGGGTTCAGCTATGTTATTTGGACTAAG ATGCATTTgggaaaatttaaatcaaagacAAATATTAGTTCAAATGCTATTGTATTTGGCAAAAATGGACCGGAGATATGGACCTTTGCTTGTCCAAAGCAACCATACAATTACGAATGTGGTTACTATGTACTAA